The following proteins are co-located in the Silene latifolia isolate original U9 population chromosome 1, ASM4854445v1, whole genome shotgun sequence genome:
- the LOC141606558 gene encoding dolichyl-diphosphooligosaccharide--protein glycosyltransferase subunit DAD1 — translation MARSTSKDAQALFHSLRSAYAATPINLKIIDLYIIFAVSTALIQVAYMATVGSFPFNSFLSGVLSCVGTAVLAVCLRIQVNKENKEFKDLAPERAFADFVLCNLVLHLVIMNFLG, via the exons ATGGCGAGATCAACAAGCAAGGACGCCCAAGCACTGTTCCACTCTCTTCGTTCCGCTTACGCGGCCACTCCTATCAATCTCAAG ATCATCGATCTCTACATTATCTTCGCTGTTTCCACTGCTCTAATTCAG GTGGCTTATATGGCGACAGTTGGATCATTCCCATTCAATTCTTTCTTGTCTGGCGTGCTTTCTTGTGTTGGGACAGCTGTTCTTGCTG TGTGTCTCCGCATTCAAGTTAACAAGGAGAACAAGGAATTCAAG GATTTAGCCCCAGAGCGGGCCTTTGCGGACTTCGTTCTTTGCAATCTAGTACTTCATTTGGTAATTATGAATTTCCTGGGATAA